The following proteins are co-located in the Desulfoscipio sp. XC116 genome:
- a CDS encoding PRK06851 family protein, whose product MSKGRMKKVFPGGNTSQGFYSFYDYIIDQQEATRIFVIKGGPGVGKSTFMRKIAEEMLERGYDVELHCCSSDNGSLDGVVIPAIKVAMLDGTAPHIVDPKHPGAVDSIIHLGDHWNEQGIRANKQEILACTKEVGRLFNRAYAYLAAAKIFLNEVKLYYTGTGAFNVGSFDRMVLDLVHEIFEGQDRQTDNPKARRLFATAITPDGSASHLATIVDHIGKRYVIEGDDGTGKNVLVGRLMDAAMMRGFDVEAYHCALEPNLIDHLVIPGLDVAIVNSVEPHDFRPRAGDVVIDTMECVNPILNEKYLMEKTTARKMYRECMEQAISFIRQAKAGHDDMEKYYAPYMDFAAINARREKTLARILDLAAEIDVAGLNNK is encoded by the coding sequence TTGTCAAAGGGAAGAATGAAAAAAGTTTTTCCCGGCGGTAATACCAGCCAGGGCTTTTACTCTTTTTATGATTATATTATTGATCAGCAGGAAGCTACCCGGATATTTGTCATCAAAGGCGGGCCCGGAGTCGGCAAATCTACTTTTATGCGTAAAATTGCTGAAGAAATGTTGGAGCGAGGGTATGATGTGGAGCTGCACTGCTGCTCGTCGGATAACGGCTCGCTGGATGGTGTGGTGATACCGGCCATAAAGGTAGCCATGCTCGATGGTACCGCTCCCCATATAGTGGATCCCAAACACCCCGGAGCCGTTGACAGCATTATTCATTTGGGGGATCATTGGAACGAACAGGGTATCCGCGCCAATAAGCAGGAGATATTAGCCTGCACCAAGGAGGTCGGCAGACTTTTCAACCGGGCTTATGCGTATTTAGCGGCCGCTAAAATATTTCTTAACGAAGTAAAGCTATACTACACCGGAACAGGTGCTTTTAACGTAGGCAGCTTTGACCGTATGGTGCTGGATCTGGTGCACGAGATTTTTGAGGGACAGGACCGGCAAACTGATAACCCCAAAGCCAGGCGGCTTTTTGCCACCGCTATTACACCGGATGGCTCGGCGAGTCATTTAGCTACCATTGTGGATCATATTGGCAAGCGATATGTTATTGAAGGCGATGACGGAACCGGCAAAAACGTACTTGTGGGCAGGCTGATGGATGCGGCTATGATGCGCGGGTTTGATGTGGAAGCATACCATTGTGCCCTAGAGCCCAATTTAATCGACCACCTGGTAATACCCGGTCTGGACGTGGCAATCGTTAACTCGGTGGAACCGCACGATTTTCGCCCCCGGGCGGGGGATGTGGTCATTGATACAATGGAATGCGTAAACCCCATTCTCAATGAAAAATATCTCATGGAAAAAACCACGGCCCGCAAAATGTACCGTGAATGTATGGAACAAGCTATATCATTTATCCGCCAGGCCAAGGCCGGACATGATGATATGGAAAAATATTATGCGCCGTACATGGATTTTGCTGCCATTAACGCCAGACGTGAAAAAACATTGGCCCGTATCCTGGATCTGGCCGCGGAAATAGATGTTGCCGGGTTAAATAACAAGTAA
- a CDS encoding nitrilase family protein: MEQTRIALVQMNARLAETKNNLDKMETFIREAADKKADMICFPELCVQGYSRHHSGPTAEPLPGPSCGRITDMAHRYRLVILAGMAETSSTGKPYITQLVAFPDGKLFKYRKTHLGNSEKPNFTPGAELPVFSHANQNFAVQICWDLHFPEVTAILSLKGAEIIFAPHASPTIVGNRREIWLKYMTARAYDNAVFLAACNLVGEDGAGHSFCGGALVIDPKGNIVAEAFNNREELLVADLDPVIINTIRRRESGSMRHSFYLNSRRPELYGELFKKG; this comes from the coding sequence ATGGAACAAACCAGAATAGCCCTGGTACAGATGAATGCGCGCTTGGCGGAAACAAAAAATAATTTGGATAAAATGGAGACTTTCATCCGTGAGGCTGCCGATAAAAAAGCCGATATGATATGTTTTCCCGAACTATGTGTACAGGGGTACAGCCGCCACCACTCCGGGCCCACCGCTGAACCCCTGCCCGGACCTTCATGCGGGCGTATAACGGATATGGCACACCGGTACCGGCTGGTAATACTGGCGGGAATGGCGGAGACCTCGTCCACCGGTAAACCATACATAACCCAGCTGGTTGCTTTCCCTGACGGAAAGCTGTTCAAATATAGAAAAACCCATTTGGGCAACAGCGAAAAACCAAATTTTACACCGGGCGCGGAGCTGCCGGTGTTTAGCCATGCCAACCAAAATTTTGCTGTGCAAATATGCTGGGACTTGCATTTTCCTGAAGTTACCGCTATTTTATCGCTCAAAGGGGCGGAAATAATCTTTGCCCCCCATGCCTCACCCACTATCGTAGGAAACCGCCGGGAAATATGGCTAAAATATATGACTGCCCGCGCTTACGATAATGCGGTGTTTTTGGCGGCCTGCAATTTAGTGGGCGAGGACGGCGCCGGGCACAGCTTTTGCGGCGGAGCGCTGGTGATTGATCCCAAAGGCAACATCGTCGCTGAGGCGTTTAATAATCGTGAGGAACTGCTGGTGGCCGATCTGGACCCCGTCATCATCAATACCATACGCCGCCGGGAATCCGGTTCCATGCGCCATAGTTTTTACCTGAACAGCCGGCGACCGGAGTTGTACGGTGAACTGTTTAAGAAGGGCTAA
- a CDS encoding ATP-binding cassette domain-containing protein, whose translation MKQYIIEVRELVYDYPDGTNALNGLTMQIKEGQKIVVLGANGAGKSTLFLHFNGILRPRRGQVLFAGRPVDYKHRSLVELRKDVGIVFQDPDNQLFSASVLQDIAFGPLNLGFDKDAALARAQKVMQETEIDGLKSKPTHFLSYGQKKRVSIAGVLAMEPRVIIFDEPTACLDPRMAEKIMEMLHQLNTQGKTLVMSTHDVDLAYTWADYVYLINGGKVIGEGNPREIFLDQKLLNSCGLRTPWIVEVYRELINSGLIPQNAPVPDSKEALLDFIRNASYLQRDHQSADAASIA comes from the coding sequence GTGAAACAATATATTATTGAGGTCCGTGAGCTGGTATATGACTATCCGGACGGTACCAATGCACTAAATGGCTTAACTATGCAAATTAAAGAAGGTCAAAAGATAGTGGTGTTGGGTGCCAACGGGGCCGGTAAGTCCACTTTGTTTCTGCACTTTAACGGTATACTGCGCCCCCGGCGGGGGCAAGTATTATTTGCCGGGCGACCGGTAGATTATAAGCACCGTTCTTTAGTGGAGTTGCGGAAAGATGTGGGTATTGTATTCCAGGACCCGGATAACCAGCTTTTTTCCGCCAGTGTGCTGCAGGATATTGCCTTTGGGCCGTTAAATTTGGGTTTTGATAAGGATGCCGCCCTCGCCAGGGCCCAAAAGGTTATGCAAGAAACAGAGATTGACGGACTAAAAAGCAAACCTACTCATTTTTTAAGTTACGGCCAAAAAAAGCGGGTATCCATCGCCGGGGTACTGGCTATGGAACCCCGGGTAATAATTTTTGATGAACCCACTGCTTGTTTAGATCCCCGTATGGCTGAAAAAATAATGGAAATGCTGCACCAGTTAAACACACAAGGGAAGACGCTGGTTATGTCCACCCATGATGTTGACTTGGCCTATACTTGGGCCGACTATGTTTACCTTATCAACGGCGGTAAGGTAATCGGGGAAGGAAACCCCAGGGAGATTTTTCTAGACCAGAAGCTGTTAAACAGTTGCGGGCTCAGAACTCCCTGGATAGTAGAGGTTTACCGGGAATTAATCAACAGTGGGCTAATTCCCCAAAACGCGCCTGTACCCGACAGCAAGGAAGCATTGCTTGATTTTATCAGAAACGCATCATATTTACAGCGTGACCATCAAAGCGCTGACGCGGCAAGTATTGCTTAG
- the cbiQ gene encoding cobalt ECF transporter T component CbiQ, whose amino-acid sequence MLLIDHYAYNNRLLSVHPAEKGIFFALTITICLAMPSLYTSLAVIFLMAGAVMFLAGIPWRFYGKLLMLPGAFLIIGVTAVAVSVTCESQQFLWAIYLGDYAVGVTNVGLDTAANLFFRSLGAVSCLYFLSLTTPMTEMVGLLKKLCVPALVVELITLMYRLIFILLEAAGQIYTAQSSRLGYKNTRTGFTSLSQLVLSMFIKSYRQSQTMYDALVARCYDGQLHFIEDKRNWSARHVLVIILVDTALAAWALYAGGIL is encoded by the coding sequence ATGTTGCTAATTGATCATTATGCATACAACAACAGGCTTTTGTCGGTACATCCCGCTGAAAAAGGCATTTTTTTCGCCTTAACCATTACGATTTGTCTGGCAATGCCTTCATTGTACACTTCCCTGGCTGTCATTTTTTTGATGGCCGGGGCAGTGATGTTTTTAGCCGGAATACCCTGGCGGTTTTATGGCAAGCTGCTCATGCTGCCGGGCGCGTTTCTCATTATTGGCGTAACTGCAGTGGCGGTTTCCGTAACTTGTGAATCGCAACAGTTTCTTTGGGCCATCTATCTGGGCGATTATGCCGTGGGCGTAACCAATGTGGGACTGGATACTGCGGCAAATTTATTTTTCCGCTCGCTGGGAGCGGTATCCTGCCTGTATTTTTTATCGCTTACCACGCCCATGACGGAAATGGTGGGTCTGCTGAAGAAACTGTGCGTGCCCGCACTGGTGGTGGAATTAATTACCTTAATGTACCGGTTGATATTTATACTGCTGGAAGCGGCAGGGCAAATCTATACCGCCCAATCTTCCCGGCTGGGTTATAAAAACACGCGCACCGGTTTTACATCCTTAAGCCAATTAGTCTTATCCATGTTTATTAAATCATACCGGCAATCTCAAACTATGTATGACGCTCTGGTGGCGCGTTGTTACGATGGGCAGCTGCATTTTATAGAAGATAAACGAAACTGGTCGGCCCGCCATGTGCTGGTTATTATATTGGTTGACACTGCGCTGGCGGCTTGGGCGCTGTACGCGGGGGGGATATTGTGA
- a CDS encoding energy-coupling factor ABC transporter substrate-binding protein: MKSNLLRNNLLLLALVVALAIVPLVMVNGAEFGGADGQAEEVIIEINPNYQPWFSAIWEPPSGEIESLLFALQGALGAGFICYYLGYMKGKKNSDKE, from the coding sequence GTGAAAAGCAATCTGCTGCGTAATAATTTACTGTTACTTGCTTTGGTAGTGGCTCTGGCCATAGTGCCCCTGGTAATGGTTAACGGCGCTGAATTCGGCGGAGCCGACGGACAAGCGGAGGAAGTTATTATAGAAATCAACCCCAACTATCAACCATGGTTTTCCGCCATCTGGGAACCACCCAGCGGAGAAATCGAAAGTCTGTTATTCGCTCTGCAGGGAGCGTTGGGGGCTGGTTTTATATGTTATTATCTGGGCTATATGAAAGGCAAAAAAAATTCCGATAAGGAATAA
- a CDS encoding energy-coupling factor ABC transporter permease, giving the protein MLLVIAVPENAYAMHIMEGYLPSLWCGVWYLLTLPFFILGLISINKTVGLNPKMKMLIAFAGAFAFALSALKLPSVTGSCSHPTGVGLGAILFGPAAMAVLGSIVLLFQALLLAHGGITTLGANAFSMAVVGPFVAYGVYKLCRRLGTPLWLAVFSGAALGDLLTYITTSLQLALAIPDATGGIMASFNKFAAIFAVTQIPLAVSEGLLTVLVFNLLYNYNQNELVELAVIPEHLQREVR; this is encoded by the coding sequence GGTTATTTGCCTTCATTGTGGTGTGGAGTGTGGTATTTGTTAACCTTGCCGTTTTTTATTCTGGGTCTGATTTCAATTAACAAAACAGTTGGATTAAATCCAAAAATGAAAATGCTTATCGCCTTTGCCGGGGCTTTTGCCTTTGCTCTGAGCGCTCTTAAACTGCCCTCGGTGACGGGCAGCTGCTCGCATCCCACCGGTGTTGGCCTGGGTGCTATACTGTTCGGACCGGCCGCTATGGCGGTGTTGGGCAGCATTGTGCTTCTGTTTCAGGCGTTGCTGCTGGCCCACGGCGGTATTACCACTCTGGGTGCAAATGCTTTTTCCATGGCCGTAGTCGGACCGTTTGTGGCCTATGGTGTTTATAAACTGTGTCGGCGACTGGGTACCCCGTTATGGCTGGCTGTCTTTTCGGGCGCGGCGCTGGGTGATTTGCTTACTTACATTACCACCTCGCTGCAGCTGGCCTTGGCCATACCGGATGCCACCGGGGGAATAATGGCTTCGTTTAACAAGTTCGCAGCTATTTTTGCTGTTACGCAAATTCCCCTGGCGGTCAGTGAAGGATTATTGACTGTATTAGTCTTTAATTTGCTGTATAATTATAACCAAAACGAACTGGTGGAGCTGGCCGTTATCCCGGAGCACTTGCAGAGGGAGGTGCGTTAG